The window ACCTTTATGTCATACACTGACTGGTCTATCTGTGCAGTGCCTCTTGAAGTCAAACACACCTTATGAACTGTAAGATGTAAGATGTAAGTTGCTTTGTGAAAAAGGcttttgtgaaatttaaatttaatttttattaataacactttataatgtgtcatttcttaacattagttaatgtattaactaacatgaacgaataATGAACAAcgcatttattacactattttacttaaaaagtaactatgtaacataattagttactttttcagggagtaatgcaaaattgtaatacattacttttaaaagttaaactttccccaacactgctggtGGACACCATCAAAATGCAATTGCattagttttgggctagttttgagtagtaattggatgggttttgttgtgaaaaactGGCAACCATCGagtccccagtgcatctaccaacccagtaaatgtgaaaaaggacaagCCTTGGTAAGCCTTTTTTTGCAAGCATATGAAAAAAACGAGCACATCAGATTTCGCTCTTTCTGCAAACTATCTGAGTTATGAGCTGTTAAGGCATAgttctattctggaaaaggggatggggagcagcagcttatttgcattaaaagagacatgcatgaaaacagtgtgtttctgcttccactcaaaatgggCATTTTTTAAACGATATAATAAATGGTCTgtgggtattttgagctgaaacttcacagacacttatattacatatattgtaaaaagaggtataataggtctcctttaaagggGAAGCTAACATGATTACAGAACAAGTTGGTATACTGAGGGTATACACAAATATTGATCCTTGGAAGTCATAATACGCAAACAGCCCTGGGCAAAAAGAACGCATACAGGGTATACACAGACTATACGTGCGGATGGTCCTGGCATATACAATTCGGGCGGGGGTGGGCGTGTTAATTAggttaaaaattttaattcctTATATTTTTCCATAACTCATAATTTAGAGTAACGCATTAAACTgcactaataaataaatgaacaaacaagtaataaaaaaaaacatgtaaaactgATAAAGAATTGTATTATAAAACACTACAtagattaatacattattatggatttaaattatatatatttgtatttatttatttgcagaatGTCATAAAATAGAAGTGACCCCTGATTCGGGCACCATCGTAATCTTCAGCAAGAAGCCAGGACAGGGTCTGGATTGTAGTGTGTGTAAGGATGAAGGTCCATCTCAGACCTGTAACTCCAACCTCAGACTTACTGAAGCTAAGCCCACTGTCGTGACTTTTAACTGCGCTCAGCCAGGGGACGTCTTCACTGTGGAGATCAATCAAGATATAGGTGAGCAAAAACATGCAGAGCCTGAATTATCTATTTGATACTAATCACCTTCTAAAACACTTAAATCTCTACACAGATTGCTCAACAGGAGACTGCAGCATCATTGCAGTGCATCCAGATTTGACCCGATTCCTGGAGTTCACCAGAACATTCACCTGGGATCTGAAGGTTCAGTCAGGCAGGATGTTGCAGCTGGACTTCCCATCTCCAGGAATGAGACAGATCAAGCCTTCAGAATCCTGTCCAGACAAACACACCTACACCATCATCACATACCAGCGAGCAGGACCGGCCAACATCGGCACGTTCTGTCGGAAAGGTACCATCAGTCGTATTCAGGTCTTGTATAGAGGTCGAGTGATTCTGGAGGTTCCCAAAGGTACAGCCCTGAGCCCATCTGACTTCAAAGTGACCATGGGACCAACAACAACAGGTTAGAAGTTGTGATTTGAAACAATCGTTTTCAttagtgtttagtttctgatctaattttatttctcaaTCTTTGCACCTCCAGCACTAGTGGAGGTGGACGTCAAGCTGCCCAGAGGACCGTTTTCTGCTGATTTTTTTACACCAAACTATGCCGCAGGCTGGTACAATGAAGAAAACATCAAGTGGAACTTTGCTGTTAAGCCTATGCACAATTTTACTGTACACTTTCAACAATACACTCCACCAGAATGCCAAAAGAAAACTGTTGCATGTGATTATGCACTGCGAGACAAGCCTCGATTCTCAAAGGTCCCAACAGACGCTCAACCGACCAATGAACAGGGAAATTTCAGTCTGACTCTGGCCAACTGTGAAGCAAAGACAGGAGCGAATGTTCCTGGGCTTTCCTTGCACTTAAACGTGGAGGTGTTCAGGAGTGGGACTCCATGTAAGACGAAAAAACCCCATATAGATCATAAAGTCATTTCATGCTTCTAAGTTGCCGATAAAGAACATGCTGTTCATCTTTCTGTTCTGTTCAGATCTTTGCACTGTGGATCTCCGAAAAAAGGAGGGATTGAGTCtgcaaatagaaaataaaaacccGGCGTCGTACTGTGAAATGAGCATGAACTCTGTGATGCAGGAGAAAATAGTGGTTCCTGCTGGCACCAAAGCTGACCTGTCCTTCCTCGACTGTCCCGTGCAGGATCTGCTGCTGACAGCAACCAAAGTCATAGGTAACTGCACATGCTCAGTTATTTGTCACTATTctaaagaataaatatatatatataatattacaaaaaaaatgatgatgattattattattattatttaatattttatttcacttggacttattttattttaaataatgtaaatgttttatgattttagtctgttttatgattttagtcAAGCTAACAATAATATCCCAGAGGAGTACTTTTCAGAATGCACTACCTGTGTTTAATTACTTTGAATCGCAATTCAGAAAATTCCTCTTCAAGTCATTCCAATTCAACTTTGTGTGGGTGTGGCCAATTAAATTCAAACTGAACTCATGAAAAGGAGCTAGTTCTTCTGACAGTTAATTACAGGACATCTTGAGAGGAAAGTGTGCTATATTATACTTTTAGCTAGATATATATTCAAAACCCAAAATGTGCATGAACAAATTTTTACAGAACAAATCCATTTGTCAGCATGCAATGTCAGTATTTGTGCACAGCAGCCTTTGACCCTTTTCTAGGTATCCCCAGAATGTGTCCGTGAAGTTTCAGCATTTTCAGTTACGAGCAGCACTTTCAgttaaaatagatattttgttGCTTTTCTAATTTTACATGCAAATATAGCTGAAATCACAGCACAGCCATTGTCTTTATCTTATGTGTATTTGATTTCATCAGATGATGGTTAAATTTTAAATCAGGATTTTTGTGTAGATTAACATCTCGGAAGGGAGAGCTGGATATGTAGACGTAAAGGGATGCGTTTCAATCGCTATTTCATATTCCTGTTGTCTGAcaacagaaacagtaaaatatattaatgaaaacagttttattaagaatttggctgcattaaaatacagtatgtgagcacagaggggcaaaaaaatgtaaaaggctATATGCTGTAATGATTTCATGAATGTGCTAATTAGTGTTTGACATCATCTAGCAACATATTTGCTTTAGctactttttattcaaagaagtTGGCAACATTGGAGCGCACACATGTGCACAGAAAGCAGCTgccacacagcatgtgagtactaaactaagttctctttcatgtcttattgcgcttacactgtcaaatacacacaagattatgttaaaaatacacaggagttacaaaaacagtcggttatgtctgtgaaggtaaacagctgggaaagaaactgcatgtttattgtagatctgtgtggcagcagtatAATATAcagcaaataaatcaataattccactgctctcttgtctagTGTgagactctaaatagtgttctgtgctcgtctgtgcagccaatgacagaacagttagcatgctttgctcaaagTTTTGGCATGGCGTTAGAAATAGTACACCATTGTCGCTTCCGCTGTGGGTGGAAACTTGCAGATTAAGGAGCAGTAACATTATAATAAGATCTGAGTGTGACACActtgttttttcacatgcttgtcTAGAAAGGCTtgccaaaacaaagttactgggttgtcctttttcatgttttctgcgTCAGTAAATGCACCAGAGACACAATTATACCACTTAAACACGGAAAAAGTCCAATTTTCATGACCTTCAAATCACAATCTTGACAGAATAAATTAGAGAATTATTCAccatgttattttgaattgctcATCTTTCTTCCCTCTCCTCCATTTAATTCTAGACTGTCCCAGTGTGTCTGCCCCTGATCCCCTGCCCGGGATGTCCCTTACCATTTCCCCTCTGGATCCTAGCCTTCCTGTTCCCCTCCATCAGTTCACCTGGCTGCTCCGTGTGCGGGATCAAGACACCGTGGATCTCATGGCTCCAAAAGGAAACCTGCACCAGTCTCTACCAGACAAGCAGTGTAACGAGAGAGTCTCGCTGCTCATATCTGAGACCGAGGGCTCACACATTGGCCAGTTTTGCTCTACAGCTAAAGGCACTATCCAGAAAATCCAAATCAAAGGAAACATTTCCATCACCATAActcctaaaaatataaaagaccTGAGCCAGGAGAAAGGACCTTTCTTAAGAGTCGGCATTAGTCCGGAGATCACTGGTAAatacactactggtcaaaagtttggaagaatgatacatttttttagaagtctcttatgctcaccaaggctgcattcatttgattaaaaatacagtaaaacactaacattgttacaatttaaaaaagctgttttccaTTATGTATGAATATGAATGTATGaatatgttcaaaaatgtaatctattcctgtgatgcaaagattaattttcagcatcattactgcagtcttcagtgtcaaatgatgcTTCATTAATCATCATATTATGATTatgtgttcaagtagcatttcTTCATTATTATCagagttgaaaacagttgtgctgcttaatattttattatttaatgtatttttacctTGAGACAGTTTTCAAGATgaatacaaagtaaaaaaaaaaagaacagcattaatttgaaataaatgtttttgtaacattatcaacatttttaatgtcttaacattttttaatcaatttaatgtattctTGCTGAATTTTAAGTAATCCCAATGGTAATGTATTATGAGTTtgcacagaaatattaagcagcacaactgtttttaacattaattataattagtaatgtttcttgagcagcaaatcagcatatttactAGAGTACTAGATTTGCTTTTATCATactagagtaatgatgaaaTTTCATCTTGGTATCACAGGACTTATTGATATATATTGGTTTTTTAtggtattttggatcaaataaatgcaaccttggtgaaaATAAGAGACTAAGAAACATGTAAATTGGATTAGTGTTACACAAGCTTTTCTTGCATTTTGAGATCTGACAGTTACAGCAGAGTCTTTCTGTCGTCCTTACAGAAAATGTAATCTACACTGTATCTCCTCTCATTTCGGGACCTTTGTACCTTGCAACACCAAACTGGCCTGACGGCATGAATCCTTCCTCATCTGCATCATGGATCATCAGTGTTCCCCAAGACTATAAGGCCGAGCTGCTGTTCACCGACGTCAGCAAGCCCAAATGCGACGCAGGGCACACTGAGGTCTTGATCGGACCGCTGGATTCTCAAGGCCAAACGCAGGAATGGAAAGAAGATCCGAGTTTCCCCAGCTCTGTCGTCCAGCAGCAGAGCTTCTACCTGAACATGTCCAACTGTGAGCCCAAGAGCGACCGCTTTGCTGTGCTCTTAAAGATCAGGATAATGCAGGGATTTCCCCTTTTTTGCCAGCCAAActccctaaaataaaatatttacttgaaatatcATCATTTTATAATGTTGATACAAAAAActggaatacatttttttctttctttgctttTTATTGGTATTGTTttcttaaggtttttttttggactttCCAGGGATCTTTGGGGCCATTAACATGCTCAAAACTCTTAAACTTTGCAAACACATTCGAATCGTCAGCCATTTTTAAGGGCTGTAGCACACACCTAATCACAGAGTTCATACAGATATAGAGACAGTTCTCCGCCCAACAGGAAGTCGGCTGTTCAGGGGTTCATGAAAAATGCATGCTTTTGTCAATTTTCAATTCAATCATTTCTATTCATCCCCATGATTGATCGTCATTTAAATTAACTATcaataattaattgattaatcagTAACCTTAATACCTTAATCTTAAGtctttaaacaaacattatatatgtatatgcatatattgCTGTgattatgtttatatgtatgtagGCATTTACTACGCTTCCACATtttcaattctatttttttcactttcctAATTTTGTAACAATTTCACGCTTGTATTGTAACTTGagatgttaattttttaaataataataataataatcagtgctagggaaagttacttttaaaagtaatgcattacaatattgagttactccctaaaaaaagtaactaattacgttacttagttactttttatgaaaagtaatgcgttactttacttttgtgttactttttaaatctgggcaggacttgcttgtttgtttttaatataaaatgttctatttttggcaaatgtaaaagccttttcacatcaaaagcttcaactcttcagcaattaaaaaaaaggaaaacgaATGTTAGATCATCTTGAGTCATTTTTACtaattagtatggttgaattggatcatcgatggtcggcagcaaagacactggttaataaaatagtattaaatgcataaagaatactttgtattatttaacgtatttaattattgcaggtttgcgtcatggTCTGAGTTAAATTTCAttggttttattcattttgaggaatactgaatctgttttttgtgagtgagatgaattaatgcatgttcacatttattctagaactaacatcttacttcCGATtcctctcaacatggggacaggagaacttttaatcaataaattgaggggaaaagtaactgccattacttatttgaaaaaaagtaactcagctattttcttgtcaattaaaaagtaatgcgttactttactagaaAAAGTAACAATGTTacataacttgcattacttgtaatgtgttactcccaacactgataataataaagtctttaaacaaacacaatgtcaaataaaaaaagtactatGTGGTGCACTGACGTGTTTtgtgtgtatactgtatacTCATGTCATCAGCCCCGTCTAACATTTCCATGCATCTGAAATGATACATGAGCTGTATTCTTACCGCAGTCAAAGTAGGTGAAGCAGCTGTTGAGGCACACTTGTCCTGATCAGGCCTGATCAGCACCGTAAACGCCTCCATTGCACTTCACGCACATACCTGCAGACTGCAGACAACACACAGATTGTTTTACTTTTCACTGATAATCAATGCAGAGGTGTAAAAAAAGGACCATGGAAAAGAATGAACAATGATGTATATCAAAATAACATGGTATTACCAAACTATATAccaaacagtataaataaaaactgattgaaAAGGTTGTCTATCAAATCTtttgattgtttatttaatctgtatgcttataaaaaaattaaaatatataactacTCATTCAACACTGGTGTGTTGATTTTTAAGaatttacatattcatataaGAAGCTATGTATTATGAACTGATTATGAAATGCTTTATGAATTATTCTTTACATCGTTATTAATTCTTTTGAATCTTGTACTCACTCCTTCAATGATTTTAACACGTACATTATGTGCTGTTGctcatgttcatttttaatctgCACTGTGTGTGGTTGCTAACTTAGCTCAGAACCATATAGATGTTTTTGGAATAAAAAGTACGAATGGGTGCAAAAGTGTCAAGATCTAAGCACCCTCATCTAAATTTATTGAGAAGAGGGTGTCCAGCTCATATGCACCTCAAACGTGTTAAACCACAGTATGTAGTCGTTACTGACATTTTTGCATACATTGCAAACACTTACTCATTATGTCTTCTGTATTTTACTTATTCAGGCCAGGAAATCTACAATCACAACATCACAACATCCATTGCCTGAAGCCAAATTTCCCACTCCCACAGGTTTCTGCTGATAGAGTGCTGGCTATTGAATGTTTTGTCTGTGGTGCAAACAGGGGTTTAACAGattgtatattaattatttataactttCAGAAGCTCATGTTTCTTTTGGAAAATGACATAATGGTGCTGAGTGTTTTGCttgtaaaacagattttaatgtgcgcaaaaatgtcatttaaaggCTCCTTCCTGTAAGGCGGCAAAATCTGTAACCACAGGGCTCATTTATGAGACAACAGCCCATTAATCGGacagttttctatttggatGCTTTGATGATCACTCATAGATGACATACTACACAGTATTAAATAGAAATGCATTTCAGTAATCCATTTCCTGCAGTCACATAGTTTTAATGGTATGTAAATGGATGTATGAGATCAGAAAGGGGggaacaaaacaagaaacatTGTGAAAGTGTTGTCTCTTGTGATACCTGTCGGGTGGGTTATGTAATCTAGTTATCTGTGCATGTTTGGTGACTTTTGCCTTATTAAAGTGCTGTGTGTACGCCTCTGGGCTGTTCGCATTGAAATGACTGGAATGCTGTTGTCTTAGGGCAAGTGTGGACCCATTACTTGAAAGCACAATAGTAATAGTGAGAacaatttacataatttttttaggccacgtttattttaatcattttcctGGAGATATTTACACAGTATAATggatttgatttttattaataataactgaattatcagaatatttaaaaaaaatgatattgtaCAAACCTATAATCA of the Labeo rohita strain BAU-BD-2019 chromosome 19, IGBB_LRoh.1.0, whole genome shotgun sequence genome contains:
- the LOC127182110 gene encoding CUB domain-containing protein 1-like, coding for MMGLCVFQVFIGLILLQICKISECHKIEVTPDSGTIVIFSKKPGQGLDCSVCKDEGPSQTCNSNLRLTEAKPTVVTFNCAQPGDVFTVEINQDIDCSTGDCSIIAVHPDLTRFLEFTRTFTWDLKVQSGRMLQLDFPSPGMRQIKPSESCPDKHTYTIITYQRAGPANIGTFCRKGTISRIQVLYRGRVILEVPKGTALSPSDFKVTMGPTTTALVEVDVKLPRGPFSADFFTPNYAAGWYNEENIKWNFAVKPMHNFTVHFQQYTPPECQKKTVACDYALRDKPRFSKVPTDAQPTNEQGNFSLTLANCEAKTGANVPGLSLHLNVEVFRSGTPYLCTVDLRKKEGLSLQIENKNPASYCEMSMNSVMQEKIVVPAGTKADLSFLDCPVQDLLLTATKVIDCPSVSAPDPLPGMSLTISPLDPSLPVPLHQFTWLLRVRDQDTVDLMAPKGNLHQSLPDKQCNERVSLLISETEGSHIGQFCSTAKGTIQKIQIKGNISITITPKNIKDLSQEKGPFLRVGISPEITENVIYTVSPLISGPLYLATPNWPDGMNPSSSASWIISVPQDYKAELLFTDVSKPKCDAGHTEVLIGPLDSQGQTQEWKEDPSFPSSVVQQQSFYLNMSNCEPKSDRFAVLLKIRIMQGFPLFCQPNSLK